In one Nicotiana tomentosiformis chromosome 6, ASM39032v3, whole genome shotgun sequence genomic region, the following are encoded:
- the LOC104104314 gene encoding homeobox protein knotted-1-like LET12 isoform X1, whose protein sequence is MAFQDHFSQELALQQHQQQNADDVSDQSMSFSIKLSQQYRGERVDEFSNNNNNNNNNDSWESEKYKADILNHHLCDQLLSAHVACLRIATPVDQLPRIDEQLTESQNSVAKYYVVGQSQRPIDDKDLDQFMTHYVLLLSSFKEQLQQHVRVHAMEAVMACWELDQSLQNLTGVGPGEGTGATMSDDDDDQTDSETNTNCYNGVLDGSDSTGFGPLVPTESERFLMERVRQELKQEFKQGYKEKIVDIREEILRKRRAGKLPGDTTSALKAWWKSHSKWPYPTEEDKAKLVQETGLQLKQVNNWFINQRKRNWHTTSSSSAQKSKRKSAGEKSRTDHFT, encoded by the exons ATGGCGTTTCAGGACCATTTTTCTCAAGAACTAGCTCTGCAGCAACACCAACAACAAAACGCCGACGATGTTTCGGATCAGTCGATGAGCTTCTCGATAAAGCTAAGTCAACAATATAGAGGAGAGAGGGTCGACGAGttcagtaacaacaacaataataataataataacgacAGTTGGGAGAGCGAGAAATATAAAGCGGATATTTTGAACCATCATTTGTGTGATCAATTGCTGTCGGCACACGTGGCTTGCCTGAGAATCGCGACGCCGGTGGACCAACTGCCGAGGATCGACGAGCAGTTGACGGAGTCTCAGAATTCGGTGGCTAAGTACTATGTTGTTGGCCAAAGTCAACGGCCTATCGATGATAAAGACCTCGATCAATTTATG ACGCATTATGTTCTGCTGCTCTCTTCCTTTAAAGAGCAACTGCAACAACATGTTCGTGTCCATGCAATGGAAGCAGTCATGGCTTGTTGGGAGCTTGATCAATCTCTACAAAACTTAACAG GGGTAGGACCAGGAGAAGGTACAGGTGCAACTAtgtcagatgatgatgatgaccaAACAGACAGTGAGACAAACACAAACTGTTATAATGGAGTTTTAGATGGATCAGATAGCACTGGCTTTGGTCCTCTTGTACCTACTGAAAGTGAGAGGTTTTTAATGGAGCGTGTGAGGCAGGAATTGAAACAGGAGTTCAAGCAG GGTTACAAGGAAAAGATTGTGGACATTAGAGAAGAAATTTTACGCAAAAGAAGAGCAGGAAAGCTGCCTGGTGACACTACATCTGCCTTAAAAGCTTGGTGGAAGTCACATTCCAAGTGGCCTTATCCTACA GAGGAAGATAAAGCAAAGTTAGTGCAAGAGACAGGGTTGCAACTAAAACAAGTCAACAATTGGTTCATCAACCAAAGGAAAAGGAACTGGCACACTACATCATCATCTTCTGCACAGAAAAGCAAACGAAAGAG TGCAGGTGAAAAATCAAGAACTGATCACTTTACATGA
- the LOC104104314 gene encoding homeobox protein knotted-1-like LET12 isoform X2 produces MAFQDHFSQELALQQHQQQNADDVSDQSMSFSIKLSQQYRGERVDEFSNNNNNNNNNDSWESEKYKADILNHHLCDQLLSAHVACLRIATPVDQLPRIDEQLTESQNSVAKYYVVGQSQRPIDDKDLDQFMTHYVLLLSSFKEQLQQHVRVHAMEAVMACWELDQSLQNLTGVGPGEGTGATMSDDDDDQTDSETNTNCYNGVLDGSDSTGFGPLVPTESERFLMERVRQELKQEFKQGYKEKIVDIREEILRKRRAGKLPGDTTSALKAWWKSHSKWPYPTEEDKAKLVQETGLQLKQVNNWFINQRKRNWHTTSSSSAQKSKRKR; encoded by the exons ATGGCGTTTCAGGACCATTTTTCTCAAGAACTAGCTCTGCAGCAACACCAACAACAAAACGCCGACGATGTTTCGGATCAGTCGATGAGCTTCTCGATAAAGCTAAGTCAACAATATAGAGGAGAGAGGGTCGACGAGttcagtaacaacaacaataataataataataacgacAGTTGGGAGAGCGAGAAATATAAAGCGGATATTTTGAACCATCATTTGTGTGATCAATTGCTGTCGGCACACGTGGCTTGCCTGAGAATCGCGACGCCGGTGGACCAACTGCCGAGGATCGACGAGCAGTTGACGGAGTCTCAGAATTCGGTGGCTAAGTACTATGTTGTTGGCCAAAGTCAACGGCCTATCGATGATAAAGACCTCGATCAATTTATG ACGCATTATGTTCTGCTGCTCTCTTCCTTTAAAGAGCAACTGCAACAACATGTTCGTGTCCATGCAATGGAAGCAGTCATGGCTTGTTGGGAGCTTGATCAATCTCTACAAAACTTAACAG GGGTAGGACCAGGAGAAGGTACAGGTGCAACTAtgtcagatgatgatgatgaccaAACAGACAGTGAGACAAACACAAACTGTTATAATGGAGTTTTAGATGGATCAGATAGCACTGGCTTTGGTCCTCTTGTACCTACTGAAAGTGAGAGGTTTTTAATGGAGCGTGTGAGGCAGGAATTGAAACAGGAGTTCAAGCAG GGTTACAAGGAAAAGATTGTGGACATTAGAGAAGAAATTTTACGCAAAAGAAGAGCAGGAAAGCTGCCTGGTGACACTACATCTGCCTTAAAAGCTTGGTGGAAGTCACATTCCAAGTGGCCTTATCCTACA GAGGAAGATAAAGCAAAGTTAGTGCAAGAGACAGGGTTGCAACTAAAACAAGTCAACAATTGGTTCATCAACCAAAGGAAAAGGAACTGGCACACTACATCATCATCTTCTGCACAGAAAAGCAAACGAAAGAG GTGA